One Vigna unguiculata cultivar IT97K-499-35 chromosome 7, ASM411807v1, whole genome shotgun sequence genomic region harbors:
- the LOC114192818 gene encoding auxin-responsive protein SAUR50-like: MASCMWLKSASGGGSGKKPPPRDVPPGHLAVMVGEEAKRRFVIRADYLNHPLLQKLLDQYEGYGFNKSGPLAIPCDEYLFQDIIQALREGSSSPHVPLKKLHFKDFVPLLQDNHHGRGSSSSSN; encoded by the coding sequence ATGGCTTCTTGCATGTGGCTGAAGAGTGCCAGTGGTGGTGGCAGTGGGAAGAAGCCGCCGCCGAGGGACGTGCCGCCGGGGCACTTGGCGGTGATGGTGGGAGAAGAAGCAAAGAGAAGGTTTGTGATAAGGGCTGATTACCTTAACCATCCCTTGCTTCAAAAACTTTTAGACCAATATGAAGGTTATGGCTTCAACAAGAGTGGTCCTCTTGCTATACCTTGTGATGAGTACCTTTTCCAAGATATTATTCAGGCCCTTCGAGAGGGATCATCCTCTCCCCATGTGCCCCTCAAGAAGCTCCATTTCAAGGACTTTGTGCCCTTACTTCAGGACAATCATCATGGCAGAGggagcagcagcagcagcaactAA
- the LOC114190688 gene encoding probable 3-deoxy-D-manno-octulosonic acid transferase, mitochondrial isoform X1 — MKKGLVVYKLYRALSYGVSPLIRLHLRWRRFLGLEHPHRWPERLGHPSQPRRPGPLLWFHAVSLGEGMIAIPVIKHCIRKMPHLNVLLTITTMSAFEVLSKSLPSEIILQFSPVDTPTSIHSFLDYWKPNAIVLMESELWPNLIMDASRNGITLALLNARMSEKSFKYWSGSVLLPLISLMLSKFSLIVPLSTEQGIRLQLLQAPPYIINFSGDLKYVIEDFGVNERGRNNIENLRVQLTEKQVWMASSIHRGEEEIILGVHFALMQQQPNILTIIVPRHLQQGREIARKLEKEGQNVILRSQCEKFKPGTNIYVVDTLGELRQLYTLTPIAVIGGSLLPGLSGHNISEAAAAGCAVLTGCHVGHFSHMVLEMQRSNPLSVLQVSGKPELEKALLELFTNATLLEERGRASKEVFCSLSCGIVEKTWSLLNFHIFGRFSAEESKSLRL, encoded by the exons ATGAAGAAGGGGTTGGTGGTGTACAAGCTATACAGAGCCCTGAGCTACGGCGTCTCGCCGTTAATCCGCCTCCACCTGCGGTGGCGCAGGTTTCTCGGCCTAGAACACCCTCACCGGTGGCCGGAGCGCCTCGGCCACCCTTCTCAGCCTCGGCGACCGGGCCCACTCCTCTGGTTCCATGCCGTTTCCTTAGGCGAAGGAATGATCGCCATTCCCGTAATCAAACACTGCATTCGAAAAATGCCTCATTTGAACGTGCTCTTGACCATCACCACTATGTCTGCTTT TGAAGTACTAAGCAAGTCGCTTCCGAGTGAAATAATTTTGCAG TTTTCGCCTGTTGATACCCCTACTTCCATCCATTCTTTCCTTGATTATTGGAAACCAAACGCTATTGTGCTAATGGAAAGTGAACTCTGGCCAAATCTTATCATGGATGCTTCTAGAAATGGT ATAACACTGGCGCTTTTAAATGCTCGGATGTCTGAGAAGTCCTTTAAATATTGGTCAGGATCAGTGCTTCTACCATTAATTTCATTGATGTTATCAAAGTTTTCATTGATTGTCCCGTTG AGTACAGAGCAGGGTATCCGGTTACAGCTGCTACAGGCCCCTCCTTATATCATTAACTTTTCTGGTGATTTAAAATATG TAATAGAAGATTTTGGAGTCAACGAAAGAGGCcgaaataatatagaaaatctcAGAGTACAGCTTACTGAAAAGCAGGTTTGGATGGCTTCTTCCATTCATAGGGGAGAAGAAGAAA TAATATTAGGTGTTCACTTTGCCCTTATGCAGCAACAACCTAACATACTGACTATTATTGTCCCTCGGCATCTACAACAAGGAAGAGAGATTGCCAGA AAATTGGAGAAAGAAGGACAAAATGTGATTTTGAGGTCTCAATGTGAGAAGTTTAAGCCCGGAACTAACATTTATGTGGTAGACACATTGG GTGAATTAAGACAATTGTACACATTAACACCAATAGCTGTGATTGGGGGTTCATTACTTCCTGGTTTATCTGGCCATAACATCTCAGAAGCTGCTGCAGCTGGATGTGCTGTTCTGACAG GTTGTCACGTTGGGCATTTCTCCCACATGGTACTGGAAATGCAACGATCAAATCCTTTGTCAGTTCTTCAG GTTTCTGGTAAACCGGAGCTTGAAAAGGCTCTCCTTGAGCTCTTCACCAATGCAACACTTCTGGAAGAACGTGGAAGAGCCTCTAAGGAAGTGTTTTGCAGTTTGTCATGTGGCATTGTTGAGAAAACATGGAGTTTgctaaattttcatatttttggtaGATTCTCTGCAGAGGAATCCAAGAGTCTAAGACTATGA
- the LOC114190688 gene encoding probable 3-deoxy-D-manno-octulosonic acid transferase, mitochondrial isoform X2: MKKGLVVYKLYRALSYGVSPLIRLHLRWRRFLGLEHPHRWPERLGHPSQPRRPGPLLWFHAVSLGEGMIAIPVIKHCIRKMPHLNVLLTITTMSAFEVLSKSLPSEIILQFSPVDTPTSIHSFLDYWKPNAIVLMESELWPNLIMDASRNGITLALLNARMSEKSFKYWSGSVLLPLISLMLSKFSLIVPLSTEQGIRLQLLQAPPYIINFSGDLKYVIEDFGVNERGRNNIENLRVQLTEKQQQPNILTIIVPRHLQQGREIARKLEKEGQNVILRSQCEKFKPGTNIYVVDTLGELRQLYTLTPIAVIGGSLLPGLSGHNISEAAAAGCAVLTGCHVGHFSHMVLEMQRSNPLSVLQVSGKPELEKALLELFTNATLLEERGRASKEVFCSLSCGIVEKTWSLLNFHIFGRFSAEESKSLRL, translated from the exons ATGAAGAAGGGGTTGGTGGTGTACAAGCTATACAGAGCCCTGAGCTACGGCGTCTCGCCGTTAATCCGCCTCCACCTGCGGTGGCGCAGGTTTCTCGGCCTAGAACACCCTCACCGGTGGCCGGAGCGCCTCGGCCACCCTTCTCAGCCTCGGCGACCGGGCCCACTCCTCTGGTTCCATGCCGTTTCCTTAGGCGAAGGAATGATCGCCATTCCCGTAATCAAACACTGCATTCGAAAAATGCCTCATTTGAACGTGCTCTTGACCATCACCACTATGTCTGCTTT TGAAGTACTAAGCAAGTCGCTTCCGAGTGAAATAATTTTGCAG TTTTCGCCTGTTGATACCCCTACTTCCATCCATTCTTTCCTTGATTATTGGAAACCAAACGCTATTGTGCTAATGGAAAGTGAACTCTGGCCAAATCTTATCATGGATGCTTCTAGAAATGGT ATAACACTGGCGCTTTTAAATGCTCGGATGTCTGAGAAGTCCTTTAAATATTGGTCAGGATCAGTGCTTCTACCATTAATTTCATTGATGTTATCAAAGTTTTCATTGATTGTCCCGTTG AGTACAGAGCAGGGTATCCGGTTACAGCTGCTACAGGCCCCTCCTTATATCATTAACTTTTCTGGTGATTTAAAATATG TAATAGAAGATTTTGGAGTCAACGAAAGAGGCcgaaataatatagaaaatctcAGAGTACAGCTTACTGAAAAGCAG CAACAACCTAACATACTGACTATTATTGTCCCTCGGCATCTACAACAAGGAAGAGAGATTGCCAGA AAATTGGAGAAAGAAGGACAAAATGTGATTTTGAGGTCTCAATGTGAGAAGTTTAAGCCCGGAACTAACATTTATGTGGTAGACACATTGG GTGAATTAAGACAATTGTACACATTAACACCAATAGCTGTGATTGGGGGTTCATTACTTCCTGGTTTATCTGGCCATAACATCTCAGAAGCTGCTGCAGCTGGATGTGCTGTTCTGACAG GTTGTCACGTTGGGCATTTCTCCCACATGGTACTGGAAATGCAACGATCAAATCCTTTGTCAGTTCTTCAG GTTTCTGGTAAACCGGAGCTTGAAAAGGCTCTCCTTGAGCTCTTCACCAATGCAACACTTCTGGAAGAACGTGGAAGAGCCTCTAAGGAAGTGTTTTGCAGTTTGTCATGTGGCATTGTTGAGAAAACATGGAGTTTgctaaattttcatatttttggtaGATTCTCTGCAGAGGAATCCAAGAGTCTAAGACTATGA